CGCCGGTTACGTGCTCAAGGACACGCCCGCGCCCCAGTTGTTGACGGCCGTGCGCGATGTGTACCGCGGCGGCAAGTACCTCAGCTCCCAGGTATTGGGCAAGCTGGTGGAAGACTTCCGCTCCCGCGTGCGCGACACCAAGCTGCGCCCGCGCATCTCCACCCTCACGCCGCGCGAGCGCGAGATCCTGAAGCTGCTGGCGGAAGGGAACTCGGTGAAGGAGATCGCCGTGCTTCTCGGCCTCAGCGTCAAGACCGTCGAGGCGCACA
Above is a window of Terriglobales bacterium DNA encoding:
- a CDS encoding response regulator transcription factor, with product GMPGLSSFEAARQIKKNRPETKVLFLTMYEDEDYLVQCLEAGAAGYVLKDTPAPQLLTAVRDVYRGGKYLSSQVLGKLVEDFRSRVRDTKLRPRISTLTPREREILKLLAEGNSVKEIAVLLGLSVKTVEAHKFNLMRKLDIHNKAQLVTYAIQKKIIKIPVNQ